One stretch of Amycolatopsis tolypomycina DNA includes these proteins:
- a CDS encoding glucose 1-dehydrogenase, whose translation MRLDGKIALITGAARGQGEAAARAFVAEGAKVVIADILDDEGKQLAADLGEQAVYQHLDVGDEDGWAAAVERATTEFGHPNVLVNNAGILHFSELGQTTLADYERVIRVNQIGAFLGMRSVVEPMTAAGGGSIVNVSSVEGLAGMPYLVAYTASKFAIRGMTKVAAMELGKKHIRVNSVHPGAIDTKMVETAAGGQKVDMSYVGKKVALKRVGQPEDVAKLVLFLASDESAYCTGAEFVADGGATATHALNF comes from the coding sequence GCGCGTTCGTCGCCGAGGGCGCCAAGGTGGTGATCGCCGACATCCTCGACGACGAGGGCAAGCAGCTGGCCGCCGACCTCGGCGAGCAGGCCGTCTACCAGCACCTCGACGTCGGCGACGAGGACGGCTGGGCCGCCGCGGTCGAGCGCGCGACCACCGAGTTCGGCCACCCGAACGTGCTGGTCAACAACGCCGGCATCCTGCACTTTTCCGAACTCGGGCAGACGACGCTCGCCGATTACGAACGCGTGATCCGGGTGAACCAGATCGGGGCGTTTCTCGGGATGCGTTCGGTCGTTGAACCGATGACCGCCGCCGGCGGTGGCTCCATCGTCAACGTGTCCTCTGTGGAGGGTCTGGCCGGGATGCCCTACCTCGTCGCCTACACCGCGAGCAAGTTCGCGATCCGCGGGATGACCAAGGTCGCGGCGATGGAACTCGGCAAGAAGCACATCCGGGTCAACTCGGTGCACCCCGGCGCGATCGACACCAAGATGGTCGAGACCGCGGCGGGCGGCCAGAAAGTCGACATGTCGTACGTCGGCAAGAAGGTCGCGCTGAAGCGGGTCGGGCAGCCGGAGGACGTGGCCAAGCTGGTGTTGTTCCTGGCCAGCGACGAGAGCGCGTACTGCACGGGTGCGGAGTTCGTGGCGGACGGCGGGGCGACGGCGACGCACGCCCTCAACTTCTGA
- a CDS encoding MlaE family ABC transporter permease, translating into MSGGTGTLPGTAALTQVGRLATLSWEVLRAIFKRPFQTREWIQQCWFFASVTILPTALVAIPFGAVIALQLGSLTAQIGAQSFTGAASALAIVQQASPLITALLVAGAGGSAVCADIGARKIREEIDAMEVLGVNPIQRLIVPRVLAAMVVSVLLNGLVSVVGVLGGYFFNVVLQGGTPGAYLASFNALAQVPDLWVSEIKALLYGFVAGVVAAFRGLNPAGGPKGVGDAVNQAVVITFLLLFLINVVLTAIYLRIVPPKAM; encoded by the coding sequence GTGAGCGGAGGTACTGGCACGCTCCCGGGAACCGCGGCCCTGACCCAGGTCGGCCGCCTGGCGACGCTGTCCTGGGAGGTCCTGCGCGCGATCTTCAAGCGCCCGTTCCAGACCCGCGAGTGGATCCAGCAGTGCTGGTTTTTCGCCAGCGTCACGATTCTCCCGACGGCGCTGGTCGCCATTCCGTTCGGCGCGGTGATCGCGTTGCAGCTCGGTTCGCTGACCGCGCAGATCGGCGCGCAGTCGTTCACCGGCGCGGCCAGCGCGCTGGCCATCGTGCAGCAGGCCAGTCCGCTGATCACCGCGCTGCTGGTCGCGGGCGCCGGTGGTAGCGCGGTCTGCGCGGACATTGGCGCGCGCAAGATCCGCGAAGAGATCGACGCCATGGAGGTCCTCGGCGTCAACCCGATCCAGCGGCTGATCGTGCCGCGGGTGCTCGCCGCGATGGTCGTTTCGGTGCTGCTGAACGGCTTGGTCAGCGTGGTCGGGGTGCTCGGCGGCTACTTCTTCAACGTCGTCCTCCAAGGCGGCACGCCGGGTGCGTACCTGGCCAGCTTCAACGCCCTCGCGCAGGTCCCGGACCTCTGGGTCAGCGAGATCAAGGCGCTGCTGTACGGCTTCGTCGCCGGGGTCGTCGCCGCCTTCCGCGGGCTGAACCCGGCGGGCGGGCCGAAGGGCGTCGGCGACGCGGTCAACCAGGCCGTCGTGATCACGTTCCTGCTGCTGTTCCTGATCAACGTCGTGCTCACCGCGATCTACCTGCGGATCGTCCCGCCGAAGGCGATGTGA
- a CDS encoding MlaE family ABC transporter permease — MTAEPLDTTDRTLEYIARPGQSLEGLGKQLAFAAKALAWSPRTIRRYSRETLRLLTEVCFGTGGLAVIGGTLGVMIGMTLFTGLIVGLQGYSALNQLGTAALTGFISAYFNTREVAPLSAGLALSATVGCGFTAQLGAMRISEEIDALEVMGVPSMPYLVTTRVLAGVAAVIPLYAVGLLSSYLASRQITIWLYGQSAGTYDHYFTLFLPPGDVLWSFGKVIVFSVLVILSHCYYGFNASGGPAGVGVAVGRAVRTSIVLISVLDFFLSLAIWGANTTVRISG, encoded by the coding sequence ATGACCGCCGAACCCCTCGACACCACCGATCGGACGCTCGAGTACATCGCGCGCCCGGGCCAGAGCCTGGAAGGGCTCGGCAAGCAGCTGGCGTTCGCGGCGAAGGCGCTCGCCTGGTCGCCGCGCACGATCCGCCGCTACAGCCGGGAAACGCTGCGGCTGCTCACCGAGGTCTGCTTCGGCACCGGCGGCCTCGCGGTCATCGGCGGCACGCTCGGCGTGATGATCGGCATGACCCTGTTCACCGGCCTCATCGTCGGCCTGCAGGGCTACTCCGCGCTGAATCAGCTCGGCACGGCCGCGCTCACCGGCTTCATCTCCGCCTACTTCAACACCCGCGAAGTCGCGCCGCTATCCGCGGGACTCGCGTTGAGCGCGACCGTCGGCTGCGGCTTCACGGCCCAGCTCGGCGCGATGCGGATCTCCGAGGAGATCGATGCGCTCGAAGTCATGGGCGTGCCGAGCATGCCGTACCTGGTGACGACCCGGGTGCTCGCCGGGGTCGCCGCGGTGATCCCGCTGTACGCCGTCGGCCTGCTGTCGAGCTACCTCGCGTCCCGGCAGATCACCATCTGGCTCTACGGCCAGTCCGCGGGCACCTACGACCACTACTTCACGCTGTTCCTGCCACCTGGCGACGTCCTGTGGTCGTTCGGGAAGGTGATCGTGTTCAGCGTGCTCGTGATCCTGTCCCATTGTTATTACGGGTTCAACGCCAGCGGCGGCCCGGCCGGCGTCGGCGTCGCGGTCGGCCGCGCGGTGCGGACGTCGATCGTGCTGATCTCGGTGCTGGACTTCTTCCTGTCGCTGGCCATCTGGGGCGCGAACACCACGGTGAGGATCTCGGGAT